One window of Actinomycetota bacterium genomic DNA carries:
- the fsa gene encoding fructose-6-phosphate aldolase, whose protein sequence is MKLFLDTANISEISEINAWGVLDGVTTNPTLAAREGKDFASMIKEICAEVTGDVSAEVVSTETESMVDEARKLAAIASNVVVKIPLIPAGLAAVKILAGEQIRTNVTLCFSPTQAILAAKAGASYVSPFLGRLDDISSDGMDLLARICEIFRVQGYETEVLAASLRHPMHVVDAALVGADIATMPAKVFHQMVKHPLTDKGLDQFLADWRTYQDSLHS, encoded by the coding sequence GTGAAGCTCTTCCTGGATACCGCCAACATCAGCGAGATCAGCGAGATCAACGCGTGGGGTGTGCTCGACGGCGTGACCACCAACCCCACCCTCGCGGCGCGTGAGGGCAAGGACTTCGCGTCTATGATCAAGGAGATCTGCGCCGAGGTCACCGGTGACGTGTCGGCCGAGGTGGTCTCCACCGAGACCGAGTCGATGGTCGACGAAGCCCGCAAGCTCGCCGCCATCGCCTCGAACGTGGTGGTGAAGATCCCGCTCATCCCGGCGGGTCTCGCAGCGGTCAAGATCCTCGCCGGGGAACAGATCCGCACCAACGTGACGTTGTGTTTCTCGCCCACGCAGGCCATCCTTGCTGCCAAGGCCGGGGCTTCGTACGTCTCCCCGTTCCTGGGGCGTCTCGATGACATCTCCAGCGACGGCATGGACCTGTTAGCGCGTATCTGCGAGATCTTCCGGGTGCAGGGGTACGAGACCGAGGTTCTGGCCGCGTCGTTGCGCCACCCCATGCACGTCGTTGACGCGGCGCTCGTGGGCGCGGACATCGCCACGATGCCGGCCAAGGTGTTCCACCAGATGGTCAAGCACCCCCTGACGGACAAGGGACTCGACCAGTTCCTGGCGGACTGGAGGACCTACCAGGACTCCCTGCACTCCTGA
- the thrC gene encoding threonine synthase has protein sequence MSGQWRGVIEEYRDRMPVAADTPVVTLREGGTPLIHSERLSQLTGCEVHLKFDGANPTGSFKDRGMTVAITKAVEAGAKAVICASTGNTSASAAAYAAKAGLVCGVIVPKGKIALGKLAQALVHGARVLQVDGNFDQALQICQTLDEKYPVTLVNSTNPFRIDGQRSGAWEVCDFLGRAPDVHVMPVGNAGNITAYWRGYREYHGDGIIDRLPVMRGWQAAGANPIVRGEPVEQPQTIATAIRIGNPVSWQHAVEAADASGGSIRDVTDREILQAYRELAREGVFCELASAASAAGLKKLHAGGDLDAGQTVVCVLTGHGLKDPDWAVAGAAQPPVIPVDVDAAAELLDLA, from the coding sequence GTGAGCGGGCAGTGGCGCGGTGTGATCGAGGAGTACCGCGACCGCATGCCCGTGGCTGCCGACACCCCCGTCGTCACGTTGCGCGAGGGCGGTACGCCGCTGATCCACTCGGAGCGGCTCTCGCAGTTGACCGGCTGCGAAGTCCACCTCAAGTTCGACGGGGCCAACCCCACGGGATCGTTCAAGGATCGCGGGATGACCGTCGCCATCACCAAGGCGGTCGAGGCCGGAGCGAAGGCGGTCATCTGTGCGAGTACCGGCAACACCTCGGCGTCCGCGGCCGCGTACGCCGCCAAGGCGGGGCTGGTGTGCGGCGTGATCGTCCCCAAGGGCAAGATCGCCCTCGGCAAGCTCGCCCAGGCGCTGGTCCACGGCGCGCGCGTGCTGCAGGTCGATGGGAACTTCGATCAGGCGCTGCAGATCTGCCAGACGCTCGACGAGAAGTACCCGGTCACGCTCGTCAACTCGACCAACCCGTTCCGCATCGACGGCCAGCGCTCCGGAGCGTGGGAGGTGTGCGACTTCCTCGGTCGTGCCCCGGACGTGCACGTGATGCCCGTCGGCAACGCCGGCAACATCACCGCGTACTGGCGCGGGTACCGCGAGTACCACGGGGACGGCATCATCGATCGCCTCCCGGTCATGCGTGGGTGGCAGGCCGCCGGGGCCAACCCGATCGTGCGGGGTGAGCCGGTCGAGCAGCCCCAGACCATCGCGACGGCCATCCGTATCGGCAACCCGGTGTCGTGGCAGCACGCCGTCGAGGCTGCCGACGCCTCGGGTGGGTCGATCCGCGACGTCACCGATCGCGAGATCCTGCAGGCCTACCGTGAGCTCGCTCGCGAGGGAGTCTTCTGCGAGCTGGCCTCTGCCGCCTCCGCGGCCGGCCTGAAGAAGCTGCACGCCGGCGGTGACCTCGACGCTGGTCAGACCGTCGTGTGCGTCCTCACCGGGCACGGCCTGAAGGATCCCGACTGGGCGGTCGCTGGGGCGGCGCAGCCTCCGGTGATCCCCGTGGACGTCGACGCTGCCGCGGAGCTCCTCGACCTCGCCTGA
- a CDS encoding CPBP family intramembrane metalloprotease, which yields MYLAMLVLMGLPILMVSVTGDYQRIYPFYDSAHRSWTDLVAWELVYGLQFVGLEFFFRGFLLQGLRPAFGHAAIFVMVVPYCMLHFGKTWSESLAAIVAGIVLGTLAMRWRSIWGGVLIHWTVAISMDVASLTRQGRFPPGELFPPG from the coding sequence ATGTACCTCGCGATGCTCGTGCTGATGGGGCTGCCCATCCTCATGGTGTCGGTCACAGGCGACTACCAGCGCATCTACCCCTTCTACGACAGCGCGCACCGGTCGTGGACCGACCTGGTCGCGTGGGAGCTGGTGTACGGGCTGCAGTTCGTGGGGCTCGAGTTCTTCTTCCGGGGCTTCCTGCTGCAGGGACTGCGTCCCGCGTTCGGGCACGCGGCCATCTTCGTCATGGTCGTTCCCTACTGCATGCTGCACTTCGGCAAGACCTGGTCGGAATCGCTGGCGGCGATCGTCGCGGGGATCGTCCTCGGCACGCTCGCCATGCGGTGGCGGTCGATCTGGGGCGGCGTGCTCATCCACTGGACCGTCGCCATCTCGATGGACGTGGCTTCGCTGACGCGGCAAGGCCGTTTCCCACCGGGAGAGCTGTTCCCCCCTGGGTAG
- the rpmE gene encoding 50S ribosomal protein L31 has translation MRQGIHPEYVKATVTCSCGNRFETRATTDEIHVELCSQCHPFYTGKQKLVDTGGRVDRFQRRLQAAEEAKAKKK, from the coding sequence ATGCGTCAGGGCATCCACCCAGAGTACGTCAAGGCCACCGTGACCTGCTCGTGCGGGAACCGGTTCGAGACCCGGGCCACCACCGACGAGATCCACGTCGAGCTGTGCAGCCAGTGCCACCCGTTCTACACCGGCAAGCAGAAGCTGGTCGACACGGGTGGCCGCGTCGACCGCTTCCAGCGCCGCCTTCAGGCCGCCGAGGAAGCCAAGGCCAAGAAGAAGTAG
- a CDS encoding SIMPL domain-containing protein has protein sequence MASGTEDMDSRLLPTVSVRGSGTVRAVPDEAHLVLELAASARSSDAALEEVTRDVDAIVALLERNGIGEDDRATSIRVREDRERDGTRWLSKGHHATARIDIRTSNAEPLGTVIAEAVTATGADVQGPRWTLTPEHPAWAEACAKAARAARSRAEAYADGLGQRLGEALRVVEPGVSTVSPIVPEEPLRPAAAPAARMPLRGAPPGAAPQPAPELDLRPGARDVHATVEVTFHLEPREPSEG, from the coding sequence ATGGCGAGCGGCACCGAGGACATGGACTCCAGGCTCCTGCCGACCGTGAGCGTCCGCGGCAGCGGCACCGTCCGGGCTGTACCCGACGAGGCACACCTGGTACTGGAACTGGCGGCCAGCGCTCGTTCGTCGGACGCGGCGCTCGAGGAGGTGACCCGCGACGTCGATGCGATCGTGGCACTGCTGGAGCGCAACGGCATCGGTGAGGACGACCGCGCCACGTCCATCCGGGTGCGCGAGGACCGCGAGCGTGACGGCACCCGCTGGTTGTCGAAGGGGCACCACGCGACGGCGCGCATCGACATCCGCACGTCGAACGCGGAGCCGCTCGGGACGGTCATCGCGGAAGCGGTCACGGCGACCGGCGCGGATGTGCAGGGACCACGGTGGACGCTGACGCCGGAACATCCCGCCTGGGCGGAGGCTTGCGCCAAGGCGGCGCGTGCGGCTCGGAGCCGCGCAGAGGCCTACGCCGACGGGTTGGGTCAGCGACTCGGGGAGGCACTCCGGGTAGTCGAGCCCGGCGTGAGCACGGTGTCGCCGATCGTGCCCGAGGAACCCCTGCGCCCCGCAGCAGCCCCCGCAGCGCGGATGCCCTTGCGCGGCGCCCCGCCGGGCGCAGCACCACAGCCCGCCCCCGAGCTCGATCTGCGCCCCGGCGCGCGCGACGTGCACGCCACCGTCGAGGTCACCTTCCACCTCGAACCCCGTGAGCCGTCGGAAGGTTGA
- the rho gene encoding transcription termination factor Rho translates to MDRTGLERKALVELREIAAAMELKGYQRLKKADLVDLIIDSGGGSSNGKAKGNGKKDSEDRDTDTSSDRKGKDEAESKRDDGSHGEGDDDAGDDVQRERTRSRGGKGDDDADSDDDDDDGRSEHDDGGNGGDDDTNRGDDDGGNRGDDDGGNPSDDDGGNRNRNKRNRNKRNRNRSKGGGQQQQQEDLSDAEVREGVLDLLPEGYGFLRVTGYLAGDRDVYVSQSFVRRYNLRRGDLIKGPIRRNKNSDKFPALARVDQIEGDEAKDGGGKRVDFNKLTPLFPRERFLLETEDASPVSMRLVDMMSPIGKGQRGLIVSPPKAGKTTILKQLAHAIETNSPETHLMVLLVDERPEEVTDFQRSTKGEVIASTFDRPADDHTQVAELCIERAKRLVERGRDVVILLDSITRLGRAYNLAAPASGRILSGGIDSAALYPPKRFFGAARNIEEGGSLTIIATALVETGSKMDEVIFEEFKGTGNMELRLDRKLEQKRIFPAIDVAASGTRKEELLLEKDDLDAVWKLRRVVASLEGGAALELLIDKIKATRNNDQFLQMIAKSNLNV, encoded by the coding sequence ATGGATCGAACCGGCCTCGAACGCAAGGCGCTCGTCGAGCTGCGCGAGATCGCCGCGGCGATGGAGCTCAAGGGCTACCAGCGCCTCAAGAAGGCCGATCTCGTCGATCTCATCATCGACTCCGGTGGCGGCAGCAGCAACGGCAAGGCCAAGGGCAACGGCAAGAAGGACTCCGAGGACCGCGACACCGACACGTCGTCGGACCGCAAGGGCAAGGACGAGGCCGAGTCGAAGCGGGACGACGGCTCGCACGGCGAAGGCGACGACGACGCCGGTGACGACGTGCAGCGGGAGCGCACACGCTCACGGGGCGGCAAGGGTGACGACGACGCGGACAGCGACGACGATGACGACGACGGCCGCAGCGAGCATGACGACGGCGGCAACGGTGGGGACGACGACACCAACCGCGGTGACGACGACGGCGGCAACCGTGGTGATGACGACGGCGGCAACCCCAGTGATGACGACGGCGGCAACCGCAACCGCAACAAGCGCAACCGCAACAAGCGCAACCGCAACCGCAGCAAGGGCGGCGGTCAGCAACAGCAGCAGGAGGACCTGAGCGACGCCGAGGTCCGCGAGGGCGTGCTCGATCTGCTGCCCGAGGGGTACGGCTTCCTCCGCGTGACCGGCTACCTCGCCGGTGACCGCGACGTCTACGTGAGCCAGAGCTTCGTGCGACGCTACAACCTGCGGCGCGGTGACCTGATCAAGGGCCCGATCCGCCGCAACAAGAACAGCGACAAGTTCCCGGCCCTCGCCCGCGTCGACCAGATCGAGGGCGATGAAGCCAAGGACGGCGGTGGCAAGCGCGTCGACTTCAACAAGCTGACGCCGCTGTTCCCCAGGGAGCGTTTCCTGCTCGAGACCGAGGACGCTTCACCCGTCTCGATGCGGTTGGTCGACATGATGTCGCCCATCGGCAAGGGGCAGCGCGGGCTGATCGTGTCTCCACCGAAGGCTGGGAAGACCACGATCCTGAAGCAGCTGGCCCACGCCATCGAGACCAACAGCCCCGAGACGCACCTGATGGTGCTGCTGGTCGACGAGCGTCCCGAGGAGGTCACCGACTTCCAGCGTTCGACCAAGGGTGAGGTCATCGCCTCCACCTTCGACCGGCCGGCCGATGACCACACTCAGGTCGCCGAGCTCTGCATCGAGCGTGCCAAGCGACTCGTCGAGCGCGGTAGGGATGTGGTGATCCTGCTGGACTCGATCACCCGACTCGGACGCGCGTACAACCTGGCCGCGCCCGCGTCGGGTCGGATCCTCTCGGGTGGTATCGACTCCGCCGCGCTCTACCCCCCCAAGCGGTTCTTCGGCGCAGCTCGCAACATCGAGGAGGGTGGCTCGCTGACGATCATCGCGACCGCGCTCGTCGAAACCGGCTCGAAGATGGACGAGGTCATCTTCGAGGAGTTCAAGGGCACCGGGAACATGGAGCTGCGCCTCGATCGCAAGCTCGAGCAGAAGCGCATCTTCCCGGCTATCGACGTCGCCGCCAGCGGCACGCGGAAGGAGGAGCTGCTGCTCGAGAAGGACGACCTCGATGCCGTGTGGAAGCTGCGTCGCGTCGTCGCTTCCCTCGAGGGCGGCGCCGCGCTCGAGCTGCTCATCGACAAGATCAAGGCGACCCGGAACAACGATCAGTTCCTACAGATGATCGCCAAGTCCAACCTCAACGTCTGA
- the thrB gene encoding homoserine kinase — protein MDRPPLRVRVPATSANLGPGYDAFGVALTRHLVAEVTARADARVETVGEGAGEVATGDDNLVWASLAAFCDAYGVAPPDVSLRVDNRVPLERGLGSSSAAIVAGLVLARAVSGVTVGDRDLVALATRIEGHPDNVVPALLGGVTVTASTGDGTLVVRRVQPHARLRPVLFVPAQRQNTAAARSVLPTEVALATAADQAARAGHVLGAFIGAWPVDARLAGDHLHEPRRLEVMAASGVLVSELRAEGHHSWLSGAGPAVGAAVTRPTPTEPIATLARRHGFELVMLDWDLSGATTA, from the coding sequence TTGGACCGTCCACCGCTCCGGGTCCGCGTGCCGGCGACCTCCGCCAACCTCGGCCCGGGCTACGACGCTTTCGGTGTCGCGCTGACCCGTCACCTCGTCGCCGAGGTCACGGCCCGAGCCGACGCCCGTGTCGAGACGGTCGGAGAGGGCGCTGGCGAGGTCGCCACGGGGGACGACAACCTCGTCTGGGCATCCCTCGCGGCGTTCTGTGATGCGTACGGTGTGGCCCCCCCCGACGTCAGCCTGCGTGTGGACAACCGCGTTCCCCTCGAGCGGGGACTCGGGTCGTCGTCGGCCGCGATCGTGGCCGGCCTCGTGTTGGCCCGAGCGGTCAGCGGCGTGACGGTCGGGGATCGGGACCTCGTCGCGTTGGCGACCCGGATCGAGGGCCACCCCGACAACGTCGTCCCGGCGTTGCTCGGTGGCGTCACCGTGACGGCGTCGACCGGGGACGGGACGCTGGTCGTGAGGCGGGTGCAGCCGCACGCCCGGCTGCGCCCCGTGCTCTTCGTACCGGCGCAGCGCCAGAACACCGCGGCGGCACGCAGTGTCTTGCCGACCGAGGTCGCGCTCGCGACGGCGGCCGACCAGGCCGCTCGTGCCGGACACGTCCTCGGGGCGTTCATCGGCGCCTGGCCGGTCGACGCTCGATTGGCCGGGGACCACCTCCACGAACCGCGTCGGCTCGAGGTCATGGCTGCGTCAGGAGTTCTGGTCTCCGAGCTGCGGGCCGAGGGACACCACAGCTGGCTGTCGGGAGCCGGGCCCGCGGTCGGTGCCGCGGTGACGCGCCCGACGCCGACCGAGCCGATCGCCACGCTCGCCCGCCGTCACGGGTTCGAGCTCGTGATGCTCGATTGGGACCTGAGCGGAGCGACCACCGCCTGA
- a CDS encoding homoserine dehydrogenase, with protein sequence MRIGLLGCGTVGSGVVRILDAGADDIAARTGAKLEITRVAVRDASRVRDLPLPPDVFTDDADAVVAAEDVDVIVEVMGGRDPAGRLVRRALALGKPVVTANKELVAHEGPELFDAADAAGVDLMYEAAVAGAIPIIKPLKESLAGDRVRRVAGILNGTTNYILTRMTEEGVGYPEALAEAQALGYAEADPTADVGGHDAASKCAILASLAFDTRVHAEEVYREGIEAVTATDIRVADRLGYVIKLLAIASEVEGAVAVRVHPTFVQKTHPLAAVRESFNAIFVQADAAGELMFYGRGAGSLPTGSAVVGDIIDVVRNLLQASRGPTEVSHQAKPLRPIEDLSTQYYILLDVDDRPGVLAAVAAITSDHEVSIAQVWQEGHGDTAQLVLITHRNTEGALRATVEAMAAAAGVRSVASVLRVESEVLST encoded by the coding sequence ATCCGCATCGGCCTGCTCGGCTGCGGCACCGTCGGAAGCGGCGTCGTGCGCATCCTCGACGCCGGGGCGGATGACATCGCCGCGCGGACCGGGGCCAAGCTGGAGATCACCCGCGTCGCGGTCCGCGACGCCAGCCGGGTCCGCGACCTGCCGCTCCCCCCGGACGTGTTCACCGATGATGCTGATGCGGTTGTCGCCGCCGAGGACGTCGACGTCATCGTCGAGGTGATGGGTGGCCGCGACCCCGCGGGGCGCCTCGTTCGCCGAGCGCTCGCGCTGGGGAAACCGGTCGTCACCGCCAACAAGGAGCTCGTGGCCCACGAGGGACCGGAGCTGTTCGACGCGGCCGACGCCGCCGGTGTGGACCTGATGTACGAGGCGGCGGTCGCTGGCGCGATCCCCATCATCAAGCCCCTCAAGGAATCGCTCGCTGGTGACCGCGTGCGCCGCGTCGCGGGGATCCTCAACGGCACGACCAACTACATCCTCACGCGCATGACCGAGGAGGGGGTCGGCTACCCCGAGGCCCTCGCCGAGGCGCAAGCACTCGGGTACGCCGAGGCCGATCCGACCGCCGACGTCGGAGGTCACGATGCCGCGAGCAAGTGCGCCATCCTCGCGTCGCTCGCCTTCGACACGCGCGTCCACGCGGAGGAGGTCTACCGCGAGGGCATCGAAGCGGTCACCGCCACCGACATCCGGGTCGCCGACCGTCTCGGATACGTGATCAAGCTCCTCGCGATCGCTTCGGAGGTCGAGGGCGCCGTCGCCGTGCGGGTCCACCCGACCTTCGTCCAGAAGACCCATCCTCTGGCTGCGGTGCGCGAGAGCTTCAACGCCATCTTCGTGCAGGCGGATGCGGCGGGCGAGCTGATGTTCTACGGGCGGGGCGCGGGGTCGCTCCCGACCGGATCCGCGGTCGTGGGTGACATCATCGACGTCGTGCGCAACCTGCTGCAGGCGTCGCGTGGCCCTACCGAGGTATCGCACCAGGCCAAGCCGCTGCGTCCCATCGAGGACCTGTCCACCCAGTACTACATCCTGCTCGACGTCGACGACCGACCCGGCGTCCTCGCGGCGGTGGCGGCGATCACCAGCGACCACGAGGTGTCCATCGCGCAGGTGTGGCAGGAGGGCCACGGTGACACGGCGCAGCTGGTCCTCATCACCCACCGCAACACCGAGGGCGCGCTGCGGGCGACGGTCGAGGCGATGGCCGCTGCGGCCGGCGTCCGCTCCGTGGCGAGCGTGCTCCGTGTGGAGTCCGAGGTGCTGTCGACGTGA